The Streptomyces sp. NBC_00162 genome window below encodes:
- a CDS encoding GTPase: MTSLADRTEDRWDDGLIARSRRARAGAADGLDGLGEHGECDGCDECGEGDEGDEALVRAVSGAGNDGGKSATPPLSPEGQALRLRLDALRQLVGLSRTRLDGKTLAEAGRVLDEAAARRGLSPQHTVVAIAGATGSGKSTLFNSLAGVQISETGLRRPTTAAPIACSWSDGAAGLLDRLEIPGRLRRRPRETSEAEALRGMVLVDLPDLDSAVGAHRDHVDRVLALVDAVVWVVDPEKYADAVLHERYLRPLAGHAEVTFVVLNQVDRLPGEAADLVLDDLRRLLDEDGIALGEHEEPGATVLGLSALTGEGVGELRELLGQFTQERGAATRRISADVDRAAVRLRPLYVADGHSGPEIGEAARAEFEDRLAEAVGAYAAGLAAERAWRRNAGKACGTPWLRLWRWYEGRRAPRTLSGLAALAAIGGRGTTVPEAPVEEEVTARQRVEQAVRAVADEAVTGLPEPWAQAVRETAVRGAERLPEALDELAVTLGAAVAVPSVKPPRPTWWPAAVLGQAAMTLLQIYGGLWLLGQIIGVLEPQLLPPVLLMVAGIIGGPLVEWACSIAARGPARRYGQDAERRLRQAAAGCGRGRVLEPVAAELLRYREVREQYAAVAAGGTKLSTTRQ; this comes from the coding sequence GTGACTTCCCTGGCCGACCGCACCGAGGACCGCTGGGACGACGGACTCATCGCGCGCTCGCGCCGGGCGAGGGCGGGTGCGGCCGACGGGCTCGACGGGCTCGGCGAGCACGGCGAGTGCGACGGGTGCGACGAGTGCGGCGAAGGCGACGAAGGCGACGAGGCGCTCGTGCGGGCCGTCTCCGGCGCCGGCAACGACGGCGGCAAGTCGGCCACACCCCCGCTCAGCCCCGAGGGGCAGGCCCTGCGTCTGCGCCTCGACGCACTGCGCCAGCTGGTCGGACTGTCCCGGACCAGGCTCGACGGCAAGACCCTCGCCGAGGCCGGCCGGGTACTGGACGAGGCGGCCGCGCGGCGCGGACTGTCACCGCAGCACACGGTCGTGGCGATCGCCGGAGCCACCGGAAGTGGCAAGTCCACCCTCTTCAATTCACTCGCGGGGGTGCAGATTTCCGAGACCGGGCTGCGCCGCCCGACCACCGCCGCCCCCATCGCCTGCAGCTGGTCCGACGGCGCGGCCGGACTGCTGGACCGGCTGGAGATCCCCGGACGGCTGCGCCGCCGGCCCCGCGAGACCTCGGAGGCCGAGGCCCTGCGCGGGATGGTCCTCGTCGACCTGCCCGACCTGGACTCGGCGGTCGGCGCGCACCGCGACCACGTGGACCGCGTACTGGCGCTCGTCGACGCCGTGGTGTGGGTGGTGGACCCGGAGAAGTACGCGGACGCGGTGCTGCACGAGCGGTACCTGCGGCCGCTGGCCGGGCACGCGGAGGTGACCTTCGTCGTGCTCAACCAGGTGGACCGGCTGCCCGGGGAGGCCGCCGACCTCGTCCTGGACGACCTGCGCCGGCTCCTCGACGAGGACGGCATCGCGCTCGGCGAGCACGAGGAACCCGGCGCCACCGTGCTGGGACTGTCCGCGCTGACCGGCGAGGGCGTCGGGGAACTCCGGGAGCTGCTCGGACAGTTCACCCAGGAGAGGGGCGCCGCCACCCGGCGGATCTCCGCCGACGTCGACCGCGCGGCCGTGCGCCTGCGGCCGCTGTACGTGGCCGACGGGCACTCCGGGCCGGAGATCGGCGAGGCGGCGCGCGCCGAGTTCGAGGACCGGCTGGCCGAGGCGGTCGGGGCGTATGCGGCCGGGCTCGCGGCCGAGCGGGCCTGGCGGCGCAATGCCGGAAAGGCCTGCGGGACGCCGTGGCTGCGCCTGTGGCGGTGGTACGAGGGCCGCCGCGCCCCGCGCACGCTGTCGGGTCTGGCCGCCCTCGCGGCGATCGGCGGCAGGGGCACGACGGTCCCGGAGGCGCCGGTCGAGGAGGAGGTGACCGCGCGTCAGCGCGTGGAGCAGGCGGTACGGGCGGTCGCCGACGAGGCGGTCACCGGCCTGCCCGAACCATGGGCGCAGGCGGTACGGGAGACGGCGGTGCGCGGCGCCGAACGCCTCCCGGAGGCGCTGGACGAGCTGGCGGTGACCCTCGGGGCGGCCGTCGCGGTGCCGAGCGTCAAGCCGCCGCGGCCCACGTGGTGGCCGGCGGCGGTGCTCGGGCAGGCGGCGATGACACTCCTCCAGATCTACGGCGGGCTGTGGCTGCTGGGCCAGATCATCGGGGTCCTGGAGCCGCAGCTGTTGCCGCCGGTACTGCTGATGGTGGCGGGCATCATCGGCGGGCCGCTGGTGGAGTGGGCCTGCTCGATCGCGGCGCGGGGACCGGCGCGCAGGTACGGACAGGACGCGGAGCGAAGGCTCCGGCAGGCGGCGGCCGGGTGCGGGCGGGGCCGGGTGCTGGAGCCGGTCGCGGCGGAGCTGCTGCGCTACCGGGAGGTGCGGGAGCAGTACGCCGCCGTCGCCGCAGGGGGGACGAAGTTGTCCACAACCCGCCAGTAA
- a CDS encoding single-stranded DNA-binding protein translates to MNDTLVTLVGYVATQLDYKETLNGPSVRFRFAVTPRYFDRRKEAWTDGSTSFYTVWARRTLAVNLAGSVSVGEPLVVHGRLRVREDPPDAEGHRWVAAEIDATAIGHDLNRGTAAFRRVVKTDTPLMATQKAAVV, encoded by the coding sequence ATGAACGACACCCTGGTGACGCTGGTGGGATACGTGGCCACGCAGCTCGACTACAAGGAGACGCTGAACGGGCCGTCGGTGAGGTTCCGGTTCGCCGTGACGCCGCGGTACTTCGACCGGCGCAAGGAGGCCTGGACCGATGGGTCCACCAGCTTCTACACGGTGTGGGCGCGGCGCACGCTGGCGGTGAATCTGGCGGGTTCCGTGTCGGTGGGCGAACCACTGGTGGTGCACGGCCGGCTGCGGGTGCGGGAAGACCCGCCCGACGCGGAGGGACACCGGTGGGTCGCGGCGGAGATCGACGCCACGGCCATCGGCCACGATCTGAACCGGGGAACGGCCGCGTTCCGCCGGGTCGTCAAGACCGATACGCCGCTGATGGCCACTCAGAAGGCGGCGGTGGTCTGA
- a CDS encoding thioester domain-containing protein — MAVRGSARRPLAVALLAAALTAAPGTARAAADSDPAVSRAPEGASAVLDGLKTYGQAVLHSGDGSVRHIPAGLYEMRVDGGGMLQTYGVGVEGSAQPQSRYTESGWSGSPLAGKREAGRIRWVLEHSYPQLNDLAGLAKVAGAGALTAESAAAGTQVAIWRLADGVQVEAADPAAEKLADYLQREAGQLPEPPASLGLDPGGVSGAVGTRLGPVTVRTGARSVSVVPDAAAVAMRVRVVDAEGRPLDTAVNGTRLYFEVPAGTPDGAASVTVQGATKVPVGRVFTSGVPAQAQIVAGSSESAAAATATAVWPEPPAVQPATADAGQQPGIQPAGQGGPNGQAALTGQTTPDSPDEERLASSGSSAATPVIASLAVGLVVLGGLVVLLLRKRPLDEEDH; from the coding sequence GTGGCCGTACGGGGCTCCGCGCGCCGCCCGCTGGCCGTGGCCCTGCTGGCCGCGGCCCTCACCGCCGCGCCCGGCACCGCCCGGGCGGCCGCGGACTCCGACCCGGCGGTGTCCCGGGCCCCGGAGGGCGCGAGCGCCGTGCTGGACGGGTTGAAGACGTACGGGCAGGCGGTCCTGCACTCCGGTGACGGGTCGGTCCGGCACATCCCGGCCGGGCTCTACGAGATGCGGGTCGACGGCGGGGGGATGCTCCAGACGTACGGGGTCGGCGTCGAGGGCAGCGCGCAGCCCCAGTCCCGCTACACGGAGAGCGGCTGGAGCGGCAGCCCGCTGGCCGGGAAGCGGGAGGCGGGCCGGATCCGCTGGGTCCTGGAGCACTCCTACCCGCAGCTCAACGATCTGGCCGGCCTCGCCAAAGTGGCCGGGGCCGGTGCGCTGACCGCGGAGAGCGCTGCGGCGGGGACCCAGGTGGCGATCTGGCGGCTGGCGGACGGGGTGCAGGTCGAGGCCGCGGACCCGGCGGCGGAGAAGCTGGCCGACTATCTGCAGCGGGAGGCCGGGCAGCTGCCCGAGCCGCCGGCCTCGCTGGGGCTGGACCCGGGCGGAGTGTCCGGGGCGGTCGGCACCAGGCTCGGCCCGGTGACCGTGCGGACCGGGGCGCGGAGCGTGTCCGTCGTGCCGGACGCGGCGGCCGTCGCGATGAGGGTGCGCGTGGTGGACGCAGAGGGGCGGCCGCTGGACACCGCCGTCAACGGCACCAGGCTGTACTTCGAGGTGCCCGCGGGCACTCCCGACGGCGCGGCCTCGGTCACCGTCCAGGGAGCGACCAAGGTTCCCGTCGGGCGGGTCTTCACCAGCGGGGTGCCGGCCCAGGCGCAGATCGTGGCGGGCTCCAGCGAGTCGGCGGCCGCCGCCACGGCCACGGCGGTCTGGCCGGAGCCTCCGGCGGTCCAGCCGGCCACCGCGGACGCCGGGCAGCAGCCGGGCATCCAGCCCGCCGGGCAGGGCGGTCCGAACGGTCAGGCCGCCCTGACGGGCCAGACCACACCGGACTCCCCGGACGAGGAGCGGCTGGCCTCCAGTGGCAGCTCGGCGGCCACCCCGGTGATCGCCTCCCTGGCGGTGGGCCTGGTGGTCCTGGGCGGCCTGGTGGTCCTCCTGCTCCGCAAGCGACCCCTGGATGAAGAGGATCACTAG
- a CDS encoding bifunctional phosphatase PAP2/diacylglycerol kinase family protein, giving the protein MADQELTWQGAVVRWDRQLFDVVARRHWPGADRVLPRLGRAANHGVLWGGAAVALAAFGSARARKAAVRGVASLALASATINTVGKWSVRRPRPLLEGVPAVRQLATQPQTTSFPSGHSASAFAFTAGLALESPGWGAALAPVAASVAFSRVYTGVHYPSDVLAGAALGVAAGFVVDRLARDAKEARIVPGTERRADGAPALPDGAGLTVVVNTASGTAAAVRLDVLRARLPEAEVIECGGPELAAALESAASRATVLGVCGGDGTVNAAATAALRAGVPLAVFPGGTLNHFAMDLGLGGIEDTCRALAAGHAVHIGVGRFTPGPEGRSGHFLNTFSIGAYPELLGHRLRWAPRIGGGPAALVAAWRVLRSQRPVPLRLAGRPRKVWLLFAGNGTYHGTGPTPRRRDDLGEGLLDVRLVHGGGRPGPRLLAAALAGPLTRSPVHASTRLRSLRIGDIPPGTPLAYDGEYAQAPPGLVLDALPDALTVYRPRA; this is encoded by the coding sequence ATGGCTGATCAGGAGCTGACCTGGCAGGGCGCGGTCGTGCGGTGGGACCGGCAGTTGTTCGACGTGGTGGCCCGGCGGCACTGGCCGGGGGCCGACCGGGTGCTGCCGAGGCTCGGGCGGGCCGCGAACCACGGGGTGCTGTGGGGCGGGGCCGCCGTCGCGCTCGCCGCCTTCGGATCGGCCCGGGCCCGCAAGGCCGCCGTGCGCGGGGTCGCCTCGCTGGCGCTGGCCTCCGCGACCATCAACACCGTCGGCAAATGGTCCGTACGCCGCCCGAGGCCGCTGCTGGAGGGGGTGCCCGCCGTGCGGCAGCTGGCGACGCAGCCGCAGACCACCTCCTTCCCGTCCGGGCACTCGGCTTCGGCCTTCGCGTTCACCGCCGGGCTGGCGCTGGAGTCCCCGGGCTGGGGTGCCGCGCTGGCTCCGGTGGCCGCGTCCGTGGCCTTCTCCCGGGTGTACACCGGGGTCCACTACCCCTCCGACGTGCTCGCGGGTGCGGCGCTGGGCGTGGCCGCGGGCTTCGTCGTGGACCGGCTCGCGCGCGACGCCAAGGAGGCAAGGATCGTGCCGGGCACCGAGCGGCGCGCCGACGGCGCGCCCGCGCTGCCCGACGGGGCCGGGCTCACCGTGGTGGTCAACACCGCGTCGGGCACGGCCGCGGCCGTGCGCCTCGACGTGCTGCGCGCCCGGCTCCCCGAGGCCGAGGTGATCGAGTGCGGGGGCCCGGAGCTCGCCGCCGCACTGGAGTCGGCGGCCTCCCGCGCCACCGTCCTCGGGGTCTGCGGCGGCGACGGCACCGTCAACGCGGCCGCCACCGCCGCCCTGCGCGCGGGGGTGCCGCTGGCCGTCTTCCCCGGCGGCACCCTCAACCACTTCGCGATGGACCTCGGCCTCGGCGGAATCGAGGACACCTGCCGCGCCCTGGCCGCCGGGCACGCCGTCCACATCGGCGTGGGCCGCTTCACCCCGGGACCGGAGGGCCGGTCCGGCCATTTCCTGAACACCTTCAGCATCGGCGCCTACCCGGAGCTGCTGGGCCACCGCCTGCGCTGGGCCCCGCGCATCGGCGGCGGCCCCGCCGCCCTGGTGGCGGCCTGGCGGGTGCTGCGCTCCCAGCGCCCCGTACCGCTGCGGCTGGCCGGGCGGCCCCGGAAGGTCTGGCTGCTCTTCGCGGGCAACGGCACCTACCACGGGACCGGCCCCACCCCCCGCCGCCGCGACGACCTCGGCGAGGGCCTGCTCGACGTACGCCTCGTCCACGGCGGCGGCCGCCCCGGCCCCCGCCTGCTGGCCGCCGCCCTCGCCGGCCCCCTGACCCGCTCCCCGGTCCACGCGTCCACCCGGCTGCGCAGCCTGCGGATCGGCGACATCCCGCCGGGCACCCCGCTCGCGTACGACGGCGAGTACGCACAGGCCCCGCCCGGCCTGGTCCTCGACGCGCTCCCCGACGCCCTCACCGTCTACCGGCCGCGGGCGTGA
- the ettA gene encoding energy-dependent translational throttle protein EttA: MAEFIYTMRKTRKAHGDKVILDDVTLNFLPGAKIGVVGPNGAGKSTVLKIMAGLEQPSNGEAYLSPGFTVGILMQEPKLDESKTVLENVQDGAAETMKKLHRFNEVAELMATDYSDALLDEMGKLQEDLDHSNAWDLDAQLEQAMDALGCPPGDWPVTNLSGGEKRRVALCKLLIEAPDLLLLDEPTNHLDAESVNWLEQHLSKYAGCVIAVTHDRYFLNNVAEWILELDRGRAIAYEGNYSTYLEKKATRLKVEGRKDEKRQKRLKEELEWVRSNAKGRQTKSKARLARYEEMAAEADKMRKLDFEEIQIPPGPRLGSIVVEVNNLSKAFGDKVLIDDLSFTLPRNGIVGIIGPNGAGKTTLFKMIQGLEEPDSGSVKVGDTVKISYVDQSRANIDPKKTLWAVVSDELDYINVGQVEMPSRAYVSAFGFKGPDQQKPAGVLSGGERNRLNLALTLKEGGNLLLLDEPTNDLDVETLSSLENALLEFPGAAVVISHDRWFLDRVATHILAYEGDSKWYWFEGNFESYEKNKVERLGADATRPHRATYKKLTRG; the protein is encoded by the coding sequence TTGGCTGAGTTCATCTACACCATGCGCAAGACGCGCAAGGCGCACGGCGACAAGGTGATTCTTGATGACGTCACCCTGAACTTCCTGCCCGGCGCGAAGATCGGTGTGGTCGGCCCGAACGGTGCCGGTAAGTCCACCGTTCTGAAGATCATGGCGGGCCTGGAGCAGCCGTCCAACGGCGAGGCGTACCTCTCGCCCGGCTTCACCGTCGGCATCCTCATGCAGGAGCCCAAGCTCGACGAGTCGAAGACCGTCCTGGAGAACGTCCAGGACGGTGCCGCCGAGACCATGAAGAAGCTCCACCGCTTCAACGAGGTCGCCGAGCTGATGGCGACCGACTACTCGGACGCGCTCCTCGACGAGATGGGCAAGCTCCAGGAAGACCTGGACCACTCCAACGCCTGGGACCTCGACGCCCAGCTGGAGCAGGCCATGGACGCCCTGGGCTGCCCCCCCGGTGACTGGCCGGTCACCAACCTCTCCGGTGGCGAGAAGCGCCGCGTCGCGCTCTGCAAGCTGCTGATCGAGGCCCCGGACCTGCTCCTCCTCGACGAGCCCACCAACCACCTCGACGCCGAGTCGGTGAACTGGCTGGAGCAGCACCTCTCGAAGTACGCGGGCTGCGTCATCGCCGTCACCCACGACCGGTACTTCCTGAACAACGTCGCCGAGTGGATCCTCGAGCTCGACCGCGGCCGCGCCATCGCCTACGAGGGCAACTACTCCACGTACCTGGAGAAGAAAGCCACCCGTCTGAAGGTCGAGGGCCGCAAGGACGAGAAGCGCCAGAAGCGCCTCAAGGAAGAGCTGGAGTGGGTCCGCTCCAACGCCAAGGGCCGCCAGACCAAGTCCAAGGCCCGTCTCGCCCGCTACGAGGAGATGGCGGCCGAGGCGGACAAGATGCGGAAGCTGGACTTCGAGGAGATCCAGATCCCGCCGGGCCCGCGTCTGGGCTCGATCGTGGTCGAGGTCAACAACCTCTCGAAGGCGTTCGGCGACAAGGTCCTCATCGACGACCTGTCCTTCACGCTGCCGCGCAACGGCATCGTCGGCATCATCGGCCCGAACGGCGCCGGCAAGACCACGCTCTTCAAGATGATCCAGGGCCTTGAGGAGCCGGACTCCGGCTCCGTCAAGGTCGGCGACACCGTCAAGATCAGCTACGTCGACCAGTCGCGCGCCAACATCGACCCCAAGAAGACCCTCTGGGCGGTCGTGTCGGACGAGCTGGACTACATCAACGTGGGCCAGGTCGAGATGCCGTCCCGCGCGTACGTCAGCGCCTTCGGCTTCAAGGGCCCGGACCAGCAGAAGCCGGCCGGCGTCCTGTCCGGTGGTGAGCGCAACCGCCTCAACCTGGCGCTGACGCTCAAGGAGGGCGGCAACCTGCTGCTCCTCGACGAGCCCACCAACGACCTCGACGTCGAGACCCTGTCCTCGCTCGAGAACGCGCTGCTCGAGTTCCCCGGTGCGGCCGTGGTCATCTCCCACGACCGCTGGTTCCTCGACCGGGTCGCCACGCACATCCTGGCGTACGAGGGCGACTCCAAGTGGTACTGGTTCGAGGGCAACTTCGAGTCGTACGAGAAGAACAAGGTCGAGCGTCTCGGCGCGGACGCCACCCGCCCGCACCGTGCCACTTACAAGAAGCTCACCCGAGGCTGA
- a CDS encoding acyl-CoA thioesterase — translation MARHHYRCPLRWSDMDSFGHVNNVVFLRYLEEARIDFMFRLAPGEGSESFTGGSVVARHEIDYKLPLVHRHEPVLIESWVTRIGAASLTIGYEVKDEATDEAPEKIYVRASTVVVPYNLAEGRPRRITAEERYFLEKYLDTPGKPAAGSEGRLAA, via the coding sequence ATGGCAAGACACCACTACCGGTGCCCCCTGCGCTGGTCGGACATGGACTCCTTCGGCCACGTGAACAACGTGGTCTTCCTCCGCTACCTGGAGGAGGCGAGGATCGACTTCATGTTCCGGCTGGCGCCGGGGGAGGGCAGCGAGTCCTTCACGGGCGGGTCCGTCGTGGCCCGTCACGAGATCGACTACAAGCTGCCCCTCGTGCACCGTCACGAGCCGGTGCTCATCGAGTCCTGGGTGACCCGGATAGGCGCCGCGTCCCTGACCATCGGCTACGAGGTCAAGGACGAGGCGACCGACGAGGCGCCCGAGAAGATCTACGTGCGCGCCTCGACCGTGGTCGTGCCCTACAACCTCGCCGAGGGGCGGCCCCGCCGCATCACGGCCGAGGAGAGGTACTTCCTGGAGAAGTACCTCGACACGCCGGGCAAGCCGGCGGCCGGCTCGGAAGGACGCCTCGCGGCATGA
- a CDS encoding globin yields the protein MNEIPRGTLQEQTFYEQVGGEETFRRLVRRFYQGVAEDPLLRPMYPEEDLGPAEERFTLFLIQYWGGPTTYSEHRGHPRLRMRHAPFQVDAAAHDAWLRHMRVALDELGLAPEHEAQLWKYLTYAAASMINTAG from the coding sequence GTGAATGAGATTCCGCGGGGCACGCTTCAGGAGCAGACCTTTTACGAGCAGGTGGGCGGCGAGGAGACCTTCCGCCGTCTCGTCCGGCGCTTCTACCAGGGGGTCGCGGAGGACCCGCTGCTGCGTCCGATGTACCCGGAGGAGGACCTGGGCCCGGCCGAGGAGCGGTTCACGCTGTTCCTGATCCAGTACTGGGGCGGCCCGACCACCTACAGCGAGCACCGAGGCCATCCGCGCCTGCGGATGCGGCACGCCCCGTTCCAGGTGGACGCGGCGGCGCACGACGCCTGGCTGCGCCACATGCGGGTCGCGCTGGACGAGCTGGGGCTGGCCCCGGAGCACGAGGCCCAGCTGTGGAAGTACCTGACCTACGCCGCCGCGTCGATGATCAACACGGCGGGCTAG
- a CDS encoding methyltransferase domain-containing protein yields the protein MGAHTARTTEVRDLRETAHAAQVRELTAAGVLEDQAWRAAFAAVPRHVFVPYFWTGRGAGHERLWAQDPDPEQRARWLRGVYADTPLATRLRDGQLVSSSSQPSLMAKMLRALEVRDGDNVLEIGAGTGYNAALLCHRLGDDLVTTVDLDEEITESARTHLAEVGYHPVVVTGDGARGCPSRAPFDRILVTCTLPMVPHAWTAQCRPGARILAPLSTGLIALTVRDADFAEGRFLHTPAYFVPLRGATAAPPREPVAGVPHGLPYELVENERFQFMLVLTEGVLHPREALDLWRGEDRPSRERFGVTVSAEGQWAWLDDPQGPYVWPLGETGG from the coding sequence ATGGGCGCACACACCGCACGCACCACCGAGGTACGGGACCTGCGCGAGACCGCGCACGCCGCCCAGGTGCGGGAGCTGACCGCCGCCGGGGTACTGGAGGACCAGGCCTGGCGGGCGGCCTTCGCAGCCGTGCCCCGGCACGTCTTCGTCCCCTACTTCTGGACCGGCCGCGGAGCCGGCCACGAACGGCTCTGGGCGCAGGACCCCGATCCCGAGCAGCGGGCCCGCTGGCTGCGCGGGGTCTACGCCGACACCCCGCTCGCGACCCGGCTGCGCGACGGCCAGCTGGTCTCCTCCAGCAGCCAGCCCTCGCTGATGGCGAAGATGCTCCGGGCGCTGGAGGTGCGCGACGGCGACAACGTGCTGGAGATCGGCGCGGGCACCGGCTACAACGCCGCCCTGCTCTGCCACCGGCTCGGCGACGACCTCGTCACCACCGTGGACCTCGACGAGGAGATCACCGAGTCCGCGCGGACACACCTGGCCGAGGTCGGCTACCACCCGGTGGTGGTGACCGGGGACGGGGCGCGCGGCTGCCCCTCCCGGGCCCCGTTCGACCGGATCCTGGTGACCTGCACGCTGCCGATGGTCCCGCACGCCTGGACGGCCCAGTGCCGGCCCGGGGCGCGGATCCTGGCCCCGCTGTCCACCGGGCTGATCGCCCTCACGGTCCGCGACGCCGACTTCGCCGAGGGCCGCTTCCTGCACACCCCGGCGTACTTCGTGCCGCTGCGCGGGGCCACGGCGGCGCCGCCGCGGGAGCCGGTCGCCGGGGTGCCGCACGGGCTCCCGTACGAGCTGGTGGAGAACGAGCGCTTCCAGTTCATGCTCGTGCTCACCGAGGGCGTCCTGCACCCCCGGGAGGCCCTGGACCTGTGGCGCGGCGAGGACCGGCCGTCCCGTGAGCGCTTCGGGGTCACCGTCAGCGCCGAGGGCCAGTGGGCGTGGCTCGACGACCCCCAGGGCCCGTACGTGTGGCCCCTGGGGGAAACGGGCGGCTGA
- a CDS encoding FHA domain-containing protein: protein MPTCPNGHQSASDDWCEVCGHRMAAPEGPPAAPSYGYGYPPTAGEPTAQAELCPQCRTPREAMAPFCEECRYNFLTRSATSYAPLAPETGAQGTAAAAPSTPPPPVAYAQDHFEYQGSRPSRVNRPAEPLQREDDWLLPPPAHEPPPQPQYQQQPPPPPQREYQQEYQHQPPQQYQPPQQHQQPPQHQSFPPQGGSWTATIGPDRSYFMAMMQRSGPEAAGLNLPAYSPEQHLPLAGGQITIGRRRASTGESPDIDLSVPPEDPGVSHQHAVLVQQPDLGWAVVDQNSTNGTTINGGEEPIQPYVPVPLTDGDRVHVGAWTTITIRRG from the coding sequence ATGCCGACCTGCCCGAACGGGCACCAGTCCGCCTCCGACGACTGGTGCGAGGTCTGCGGCCACCGCATGGCTGCCCCCGAAGGCCCCCCTGCGGCGCCGTCCTACGGATACGGCTACCCCCCGACCGCCGGTGAGCCGACCGCCCAGGCCGAGCTCTGCCCGCAGTGCCGGACCCCGCGCGAGGCCATGGCCCCGTTCTGCGAGGAGTGCCGGTACAACTTCCTGACGCGTTCGGCGACTTCGTACGCCCCGCTCGCCCCGGAGACCGGGGCCCAGGGGACCGCCGCCGCGGCCCCGTCCACGCCTCCGCCGCCCGTGGCGTACGCGCAGGACCACTTCGAGTACCAGGGCTCCCGGCCCTCCCGGGTCAACCGGCCGGCCGAGCCGCTCCAGCGCGAGGACGACTGGCTGCTGCCGCCTCCGGCGCACGAGCCGCCGCCGCAGCCCCAGTACCAGCAGCAGCCCCCGCCGCCGCCTCAGCGGGAGTACCAGCAGGAATACCAGCACCAGCCCCCGCAGCAGTACCAGCCGCCCCAGCAGCACCAGCAGCCTCCCCAGCACCAGTCCTTCCCGCCCCAGGGCGGCTCCTGGACCGCGACGATCGGCCCCGACCGCTCGTACTTCATGGCGATGATGCAGCGCAGCGGTCCCGAGGCGGCCGGGCTCAACCTGCCCGCGTACTCCCCGGAGCAGCACCTGCCGCTCGCCGGCGGCCAGATCACCATCGGCCGCCGCCGCGCCTCCACGGGCGAGTCCCCCGACATCGACCTGTCGGTGCCCCCGGAGGACCCGGGCGTCTCCCACCAGCACGCGGTCCTGGTCCAGCAGCCCGACCTCGGCTGGGCGGTGGTGGACCAGAACTCCACCAACGGCACCACCATCAACGGCGGCGAGGAGCCGATCCAGCCCTACGTCCCGGTCCCGCTCACCGACGGCGACCGCGTGCACGTCGGAGCCTGGACCACGATCACCATCCGCCGGGGCTAG